The region GTTTCATGTTGTGAGCAAATACTTCTTTCTTTCAGGAGTTCTATAGACAAATTCTGGATCCATCAGCCATTGCTCCTTTTCCACCTTATGTCACCTTCCAGTAATTTTTGTACTAGAGATTGTTTAACCAATTTCCGTCTTAGTCTTGTTTATTCAAAACTATTGTTCTCTCTGCAGGGACACCTCTTTAACTCCCTTTTTGAAAAAGGGTCTCATCATCCAAGGCATTGGCAATAAAACTATTCCAGAAGCTCCTCCCTACCCTATGCATGCGAGCGACGTATTAGTATGGAATTGTGAAGTGACAGGGGCTTCCGATATTACTTCCGCCATTAAGTCATGGCCTCGTCAGCCTCCTAGATGGACGGATTGGGTGGCTCGTCTACGTCCTTACTTCCAGAGGGATTGGCGGAGATTGGGGTTACTCCAGTTGATAGAGATAAGTGACAGACATATTGAGCTGAATGCGGGTATGTGCAGATCTTTTCTTCGCTATTGGAGTAGTTCAgccaattcttttatttttcctttcgGCCCGATGTCAGTTACTTTAAAAGATGTCTTCATGCTCACCGGCCTTCCGGTTATTGGATTTGATGCCCCTTGTCTATTTGAGGTAGAGACGAAAGACCTCTATTCCTACCCAATTTGTCCGAGTTACCCGGCGTGTGTTTCCAAGTGGAGTGTCTTAACAACACCTCCTTCTTTAGAAGAAAATACCGAATTTCTATGGGTCCTAATATGCAAGTTCATCATGTGCCCCTCCTCTGGCACTCCTACCAAGGAATATTGGAAACTTGCAAGTAATTTAGCCAACGGGACCTTTGTGGCTTTGGGGCCTGTGTTGTTAGGCGCCCTCTACTATGCTTTTGAGCAGTCTGTTACTACTCACCTCTTGGCCAAGTTAGATGGTCATGTGTGGTTGTTACAGTTGTGGATTTTTACCTACTTCCCAGAGCTAATGGGTGTAGGGGTAGGTACCTTGTGCACTCCTATTGTGGATCTTTTGGCAGTCAAGTGTTGTTTTGAGGAGACCGCCgtctttgattttctttttgaacGCACAGCTAGGGAAACCTCGGCTTTGTCCGTTTTTGATCATCACTCATATATTCCTCAGTGGATGGACATTTTCTCAGGGAAGCCAGGTACACTCCTCCTTATCAAAAGAAAGCTCTTTTGTGCCTTTACTACCTCTAGGATGTTATTTTTGGGAGGGTCTCAAGCCTTCTCTACTCGTGCTTCTAGCCAACATTGTGTGTCGAAGTTGTACATGAGTAGCCTTTGGGGTAGGCAGTTTGGGCTTAACCTTTCTCAAATTCATCCTTACCTTGAACAACATGATGGTGAGTGGACAAGATCTACTGTAGAGCAGCTTGTCAAGGTATATGGTTATTATCGTTGTCCTGTGGTAGAGAATTTGATTCCATATGACTTTGCCTCTTGGTGGGACGAGCGGTTTCAACTCATTCTGTCCAAAAACGCAGGTAACAACTTCATCTTTTTAACTTGTCTTCTATTTGTTTTCTGCCTCTAATTCTTTCACCTTTGTAGGGAAAGAAGCAAGGCTGCTAGTTCAACCTCCTCAAAGGCCTACTCCAGTGAGCAAGCCTAAGAAACAGGCTAAGAAAAAGAATCGCAACACCTCTTCAGAGTCATCTTTTGAGAAGACGGAATTGCCTAAGACACAAACTAAAAGGAAGAGTCGTGACACTTCTTCGGATTCGTCTTTTGAGAGGACAGAATTGCCTAAGACTAGGCAGTCAGGGAGACTCCTCAAAGTAGCCAAAAAACGACATGCTGGACCTCCTGAGACTGTGGTCTTGGAAGATGATTCAGAGGATGATCAACTTCCGGACCTACTTCACGGTAAATCTCTTTCACTTTGCTTCTTATGCTTAATATGTTTCATCCATTTAACAAATGCATTTTTTTTTACAGAAGCCGCTCATACAGAAGAAACAACGCTAGATGTTGATTCTGAGGCGGCCATGGATAGAGAGGATGATGGAGTCCTTGACACACAAGGTAACCATCTTTCTTGGTCTTTATTATCTATCATAATCACCTAGCTCATTTCATTGAAATCTTCTCAGGTATGGAGCATTCAGGGGAGCAATGCTCCAAGTCAGCCTCCGAGTCAACTTCTAAAGGCTCCAAGTCAGCCTCTGAGCCAACTTCTAAAGGCTCCAAGTCAGAGTCTGCTTCTAAAGGTTCTAGGTCAGCCTCTGAGCCAACTTCTAAAGGCTCCAAGTCAGCTTCTGAGTCTGTCTCCAAAGGCTCCAAGTCAGCCTCTGAAAAAGATTCGGCTACCTCCACTGAATCCGAGGTAAATCTCTAACTTTGTTAAGATAAGTTTTTATTATACTTTTGGTTGGATATTAACCTTCCTTCAAATTCTTCTTCAGGAACCTTTATCGCAAATTAAGAAACTTTCTTCGATAATAGCAGAAGACCAAGACCTAGTAGATTTAAGCTTCTTGGACGAGATGAGCACCCCGGAAGCTAGTGTTTCTTTTGTCCCTTTGCCGGCTGACGTCGAGAGAGCTGTTTCTTTAGTCAAGCATGTCCTCGGCCAGCACATTTCTATTGTTACAGATTCCCAGAAAGAAGATCTCATTTCCTCTCTCCATATTCTACGCCTTGTTCATGACTCCGTTGTCACTGATGAAGTAGAGAAAGATATTATGGCTTCGCTCAACTTGTGGAGGTCTTGTGTTGAGATCGAGTCAAATGACCTCCCCAAGTTGAAATCTTCAAAAGCAGATAACGCCAGGTATTTATCTTTGGGATCTAAAAGGCAAGAAGTGGCACAAAAACTACGAGACCTAGAAGCTAGTGGTGAGGCCTTTGAAAAGGAGATTGAACAACTGGAAACTGCTATTCTAGCTTTAAAGAGTAAGCAACTTGATCTTGTGGTGGAAGGCAAGCTTCTAGCCGAGGAATATCAAGGAATCAACTCCCAACTCCAGCCTCTTCATACTACCattcaagaaaagaaaaatgacaTGGTCTCATGGGTACAAAATTGTGCTAAGGCTCGTCAAGATAAAGTTGTTTGCCAATCGAAGTGGAGCAAGTTGCAAGGCCTTTTCTCATATTCTTCACCTATTCCAATGTTGGCTTCCTCTACCTCCACCAACACCACAGCTCcttgatgattttttattttattttgtatatgaaCTGTGTTATGTAGTTTAGCTTAGAATTGGTGACTTTGTTGAACCAAAAGACTTTTCTTTTGgcttttgaattttctttttatataacaGGACACTTTTGCTTACACGGCCTTTTGGCCAGTACTTGCTTGGTGACACGTACACCTGCACCTATACACTTGTACATGCATTGCATCACAGAGACGCCATTCAGGTACTTTCTAAACTTCAAATGTCTTGGTGTGAAGATGGCTCTCCAGCCATTTGTTTGCTTGTTGTGTTCCACACCAAGATTCACTTACAGGTACAGCCATGCATTGCATTTTCACTATGTGTTTATGTTCCTGGTATGAAGATGGCTTTTGCCATATACTTGTGTAGTGATGTGATGTCCATACCAGGACTTGTTTCACGAACAAATCACATATGTCACTTACAGCCATGCATTGCATTACAGGGCCGTTTTTGTTTGTTGTTGAATgttgttgaattttcttttgATCCCTTTAGCTTAGTTAGCCAAAGTTTAAGAAGTCTTAGTAGAATAGAGACCTTATAAACATAGTAGTAGTTTGACTTTCCACCTTTGACAGTCAACTCTTGACATCAACTTCTAGAGGATCAACTGACCAGTCAACTTGAACTTCTAGGAATCAACTTTTAGAAATCAACTCCTAGAACAAActtctggaattaatttttAGGAGTCCACTTTTAGAAGTCAGCTTCTAGAACTTCTAGGAATCAACTTTTAGGAGTCGACTTCTAGAACCAACTTCTGGAATTAATTTTCTATAGTCGATTAATTATAGCCTCACCAATTTAGCTAAAGTAGccaaatttagaattttaattatcaaaaatggctaaaagccattacaTTACATCTTGTGCCAAAATCCATAAGTTAATGAAAAAGTACAGGTTTAGCCAAAATAGCCAAACTACTAAAAATCTGATAATACACTCGGCTAAAAAGCCACAATGTTACGACTCATGTACTGATATTGCTAAAACAAGTTACATAATCTGCAGTACAtgtatggctaaaagccattaagTCATTTCTAAGTTGTATTTCTCCCAGATGGTGGGAGTGTATTTCTTCAAGTACTTTCcattaataaattttctatGAGGCTCACCCTCTAGACTTGATAGCCAGTACGCATTCCCCTTCATCACCTTGTGGACTAAGAATGGCCCTTCCCAATTAGTAGACCATTTCCCATATTCTCTATCTTTAGTACCAGGGGGTAAGATCAACTTCCATACTAGCTCATCTTCTTGAAATGTCTTAGGTCTAACTTTCTTGTTGTAGCTTCTGGAGACTTTCTTCTTCTGTATTATCATATTGTTTAAAGCCTGAAGTCTCCCTTCTTCTAGATTTTCTAACTCCATCATCATGGTTTCATTGTAATCTTCTGGAGTCAAATGATTCTGCTTAGCTACTCTCAATGACCTCACCACCACCTCCATGGGTAACACTGCATCATGACCATAGGTTAGCATAAATGGACTTACTCCTGTAGCATTTCGCCTAGAGGTGCGATATGCCCAGAGTGCTTCTGATAAAATCCGATGCCAATCCTTTGGATTTTCTTCCAACATTTTTTGAACTATGttgatgataattttattagaagatTCAGCTTGGCCATTGGCCTGAGCATAATAAGGTGTAGAGgtcaataattttattccataatcagTGGCAAATTCTTGCATCTCCTTACCAGTGAACATTGTGCCCTGGTCAGTAGTTACTGATTGTGGAATTCCAAATTGATGAATAATTTcctctttaataaatttaataacatcTTTTTGCTCTGTCTTTACCAATGGCTTAGCCACTACCCATTTGGTAAAGTAATCAGTAGCTACAATTATGAAACTGTGATTTTTAGAAGATGGAGGGTATATTTTACCTATCAAATCTATGGCCCAACCTCTGAATGGCCATGGTTTGATGACAGACTTCAACTCAGCAGCTGGAAGTCTTTGTATGTTTCCATACCTTTGGCACGATTGACAACCCTTTGCAAAAGTCATGCAATCTTTTAGGATAGATGGCCAGAAGTAACCATGTCTTCGGATCAGCCATCTCATTTTCACTCCGGATTGATGTGCTCCACAAACTCCTTCATGAGTTTGTTTCATGACCTCTAGTGCCTCTGTAGTTCCAAGGCATCTTAGCAATAGGTTGTCGAATCCTCTTCTGTATAAAACATCTTCTATGAGCACGTAGTTAACAGCTCTCACTCTTACTTTATACATCATCTTCTTGCTAGGATTCTCCAGGTACTTTTTAATGTCTCTCCTCCAATCCTGTACTAAGTTATCatcaatattgaaaatatctaGTTGTACTcctcttttaaaaattgaagggtGAGTTTTTCTTTGTACCATTACTAGTCGGTGAGTTAACTCCTCCGACAGACGTAGGCCAGATGCTAGCTGTGATAATTCATCGGCCTCCCAATTTTCCTCTCTAGGAACATGTACTAATTCAACCTCTTCAAAACTCTCTATTAACTGTATAGCAATAGCATAATAAGAAGTTAAAGAGTAACTCATACATTTATATTCGCCAGACACTTGTCTAATAACCAATTGAGAATCTCCAAttattttgacctttttagcacctAGATCTAGGAGGATTTCTAATCCAATAATCAAAGCCTCATACTCAGATTGATTATTTGTACATTCAAAGTCAAGATTAAAAGACAAGGAGGTCTTAGCTCCAGAAGGTGATACTATTATGATTCCAGCACCCGCAGACCTATCTGTACTAGACCCATCAAATTTAAGCATCCAAGGTCTATGTTCATTCATAAAAACCGGTAAGTCAAATTTACTTTCATCGCCTAGGTTTATACATGGGTGGTCGGCTAGGAAATCTGCTAGAGTCTGACCTTTGACCGACTTCTGGGGATGATAAATCAAATGAAAGTCTGCCAAACTTAATAACCACTTTCCAATATTTCCTGATAAAACAGGTTTGTTTAGCATATATTTCATCAAGTCGGTTTGAGACACCACATAGACTCTATTACTAAGCAGATAGTGTCTTAACTTAGTGCAGGCAAAAAACAAAGCCAGACACAATTTCATGATAGGAGTGTATCTAACCTCTGTAGATGTCATCGAACGgctcaaataataaatagtctGTTCATGTCCATCTTGGTTGCTCTGGGCTAGCAGACACCCAATTGAACCTTCGGCTGCTGAAATGTACAACCTCAGAGGTATACCCTTTTTGGGAGGCATCAATACAGGAGGCTTCATTAGATAATCTTTAATTTCATCAAAAGCCTCTTGATGGATGGTTTCCCATCTGAAGACATCctccttttttaatttcaacagTTCTGAGAACACTTTTGTTTTTCCTGCAAGATTAGATATAAATCTCCTTAAGTAATTAACCTGCCCAAGAAACCTCTGAAGTTCTGTTTTATTTCTAGGCGGTTTAGCTTCTCGAAtagctttggttttgttttggtccACTTCAATGCCTCTTTCATGgaccaaaaaccccaaaaaatttccagcttttacaCCAAAGGCGCATTTCAGAGGATTGAGTTTTAAACAGTGAACTCTCATCCTCCTAAATGCCTCCTCTAGATTTTTCAAATGATCTTtcattagttttgattttacaaCAACATCATCAATATAAACCTCCATAGTTTTACCTAAGAGGTCGTGGAAGATGGCATTCATagccctctgatatgttgcaCCAGCATTACGTAAACCAAACGGCATGACCACCCATTCAAATGTCCCAATAGATCCTGGACATCTAAATgccgtttt is a window of Mercurialis annua linkage group LG2, ddMerAnnu1.2, whole genome shotgun sequence DNA encoding:
- the LOC126668685 gene encoding uncharacterized protein LOC126668685 gives rise to the protein MSQIEVEGEQPVIPTAPPAISSLSTPSSFGVTAAASLPPSSFSPAAALPPSSSSPAAALPPSSSSPAVVVESPPSSFSPAAASSLAAAAFSSPSSSIPADGSFVAVDKTAGSSSLSIPSSSAAASPNVHRQQLNRGQESGQQALSTDQQQIGGHAPAANGGLPTSLVADPASLSRVSPSLAVSASGLPTNLVAEIVATTPAFSSETPTSGLASSKATTSGFPPTNTSGSPKLVATTFSDFAAQKPASNPFAIPSTSPPPGKGFVIPPTAPVSRSVGVPISPLLVGIPGRKDAIEKEFYRQILDPSAIAPFPPYVTFQDTSLTPFLKKGLIIQGIGNKTIPEAPPYPMHASDVLVWNCEVTGASDITSAIKSWPRQPPRWTDWVARLRPYFQRDWRRLGLLQLIEISDRHIELNAGMCRSFLRYWSSSANSFIFPFGPMSVTLKDVFMLTGLPVIGFDAPCLFEVETKDLYSYPICPSYPACVSKWSVLTTPPSLEENTEFLWVLICKFIMCPSSGTPTKEYWKLASNLANGTFVALGPVLLGALYYAFEQSVTTHLLAKLDGHVWLLQLWIFTYFPELMGVGVGTLCTPIVDLLAVKCCFEETAVFDFLFERTARETSALSVFDHHSYIPQWMDIFSGKPGTLLLIKRKLFCAFTTSRMLFLGGSQAFSTRASSQHCVSKLYMSSLWGRQFGLNLSQIHPYLEQHDGEWTRSTVEQLVKVYGYYRCPVVENLIPYDFASWWDERFQLILSKNAGKEARLLVQPPQRPTPVSKPKKQAKKKNRNTSSESSFEKTELPKTQTKRKSRDTSSDSSFERTELPKTRQSGRLLKVAKKRHAGPPETVVLEDDSEDDQLPDLLHEAAHTEETTLDVDSEAAMDREDDGVLDTQGMEHSGEQCSKSASESTSKGSKSASEPTSKGSKSESASKGSRSASEPTSKGSKSASESVSKGSKSASEKDSATSTESEEPLSQIKKLSSIIAEDQDLVDLSFLDEMSTPEASVSFVPLPADVERAVSLVKHVLGQHISIVTDSQKEDLISSLHILRLVHDSVVTDEVEKDIMASLNLWRSCVEIESNDLPKLKSSKADNARYLSLGSKRQEVAQKLRDLEASGEAFEKEIEQLETAILALKSKQLDLVVEGKLLAEEYQGINSQLQPLHTTIQEKKNDMVSWVQNCAKARQDKVVCQSKWSKLQGLFSYSSPIPMTLLLTRPFGQYLLGDTYTCTYTLVHALHHRDAIQVLSKLQMSWCEDGSPAICLLVVFHTKIHLQVQPCIAFSLCVYVPGMKMAFAIYLCSDVMSIPGLVSRTNHICHLQPCIALQGRFCLLLNVVEFSFDPFSLVSQSLRSLSRIETL
- the LOC126666698 gene encoding uncharacterized protein LOC126666698 is translated as MQYIMEGIMEENNLAEVLDAEVVYEEEEVSEDHEIGLEELEQAPHWIDDEAIHVREELEEVNLGTSEEPQEYKDCFAWQYSDMSGLSRTLVEHRLPIKPEFQPYRQPPRRVSKEVELKIMVAKEDISKTAFRCPGSIGTFEWVVMPFGLRNAGATYQRAMNAIFHDLLGKTMEVYIDDVVVKSKLMKDHLKNLEEAFRRMRVHCLKLNPLKCAFGVKAGNFLGFLVHERGIEVDQNKTKAIREAKPPRNKTELQRFLGQVNYLRRFISNLAGKTKVFSELLKLKKEDVFRWETIHQEAFDEIKDYLMKPPVLMPPKKGIPLRLYISAAEGSIGCLLAQSNQDGHEQTIYYLSRSMTSTEVRYTPIMKLCLALFFACTKLRHYLLSNRVYVVSQTDLMKYMLNKPVLSGNIGKWLLSLADFHLIYHPQKSVKGQTLADFLADHPCINLGDESKFDLPVFMNEHRPWMLKFDGSSTDRSAGAGIIIVSPSGAKTSLSFNLDFECTNNQSEYEALIIGLEILLDLGAKKVKIIGDSQLVIRQVSGEYKCMSYSLTSYYAIAIQLIESFEEVELVHVPREENWEADELSQLASGLRLSEELTHRLVMVQRKTHPSIFKRGVQLDIFNIDDNLVQDWRRDIKKYLENPSKKMMYKVRVRAVNYVLIEDVLYRRGFDNLLLRCLGTTEALEVMKQTHEGVCGAHQSGVKMRWLIRRHGYFWPSILKDCMTFAKGCQSCQRYGNIQRLPAAELKSVIKPWPFRGWAIDLIVLPMEVVVRSLRVAKQNHLTPEDYNETMMMELENLEEGRLQALNNMIIQKKKVSRSYNKKVRPKTFQEDELVWKLILPPGTKDREYGKWSTNWEGPFLVHKVMKGNAYWLSSLEGEPHRKFINGKYLKKYTPTIWEKYNLEMT